From the genome of Methylocystis bryophila, one region includes:
- a CDS encoding NifB/NifX family molybdenum-iron cluster-binding protein produces MLKIAFASTDQERVNLHFGGAESLVIYDVSPGRADLVGVQQFLKAEQIGEAGRAGLSGSMQDKVIPKLEFVDGCAAVYAASIGGNSVRRLMAAGIQPIVVDEGHEILDLLNEVSLALVYGGLPWVEKAKKKAAASLSAASATGESRKLIASIEELE; encoded by the coding sequence ATGCTGAAGATCGCCTTCGCGTCCACCGATCAGGAAAGAGTGAACCTGCATTTCGGCGGAGCCGAAAGTCTCGTGATCTACGACGTCTCGCCGGGCCGCGCGGATCTCGTCGGCGTCCAGCAGTTTTTGAAGGCGGAACAGATCGGCGAAGCGGGGCGCGCCGGGCTCAGCGGCTCCATGCAGGACAAGGTGATCCCGAAGCTCGAGTTCGTCGACGGATGTGCGGCCGTCTACGCCGCGTCCATCGGAGGCAACTCCGTGCGCAGGCTGATGGCGGCGGGCATTCAGCCGATCGTCGTCGACGAAGGTCACGAGATCCTGGATCTGCTGAACGAAGTCAGTCTCGCGCTCGTCTACGGCGGTTTGCCCTGGGTCGAGAAGGCCAAGAAGAAGGCCGCCGCGTCATTGTCGGCGGCCTCTGCAACGGGCGAGAGCCGAAAGCTCATCGCATCGATTGAGGAATTGGAATGA